The following coding sequences are from one Saprospiraceae bacterium window:
- a CDS encoding gliding motility-associated C-terminal domain-containing protein, whose product MLNPCNLVVNAGPDITVCEGSGKMLDGDVSGSNFSFEWTPADGLDDPTALKPTASPSMTTTYTLTAMATSDNLINNGDFENGSIAPGLTNYVYVPDAVQIATNYANNYTIIDYPAISAQFGCDTRGTYSLVIHGSSGTTFWCQTIPVSPNTDYKLSFWLMSVLNFFFTPTIQLKINNTVVGSKATSGGICSWDEFTGMWNSGAATSATICLTNTTSGGLGNICAIDDITMKACCVEKDQVRVEVFKLNISLQDPGEINCRNRPLRLNGQGSSSGPGISYEWTTQDGVILSGANTLNPVIDAPGTYTLKIKGPNGCEKEESITVDGNVLPPDIILTNTDLSCAKPTARIEVRSATNPVDIIWTGPDNYFSSDPVNDVTQEGDYEVLVTDQYGCETKGKVTVKDFRSSGALAIKGDTISCSKDSALLKVTHQLSKPDFSWYHKGSKISDTSFVVVRDTGFYYVFARDSSGCITKDSFYVLDFKSNILIDLVADTIDCLNLSVKIFAIVPLTGQARWTGPNQFLSYDMEPTVSDSGWYFIHFLSNDGCVGEDSIFIVKSADVPDIFVSKDDTLNCIRKQVLISGGSNTAGTKKEWMGPNGIIGDLDSFPVLDPGEYILFVEGKNGCLINKSVNISVDTAHPLISLTADTITCRRSNSRISITEQKNDTSSIVWTGPSQFSANHSVEFVMQAGIYKVVVTALNGCSQTDSIRVNADTIKPDILLSLDSIDCKRLIAPVNFVGDSTQFVFEWNGPGGFSSSNADPGINKGGIYQLKITGKNGCENNYQFTVFEDRNIAPIFTSADTISCGKTAYIELRGAQLYESIEWSGPGGFSSLQAKTPVTDSGWYFIKVVGLNGCEKTDSIFVFQKDKLPDIFAFDDSLTCNRTQVILQGGSATNGVSFEWSGPGFFSRLRNPVVDSPGIYTLKVIDANGCVSEKQIEVFLRKKASELFIIKSDTVINCINNGIQITGLAGELLTDYYWTTPGNIIIKDSTTRANGGGWYKYIITNQWGCSVSDSIFINDIRKLPQVQIPDTSINCLIKEQQINPISTEKNLQFSWMGPGGFQSNISNPIISIPGIYSVSITNAAGCRLVEQVVLSADTSGPVLKIAKQDISCQRDSAFVLMSSDKSNTQYAWSGPQSFLSNSDRFSTVDTGTYLCIATDPQNGCSTLITVDIKKDTNNIKNIGLTQEDNYCHKSTGSIQFKDIIGGTEPLLYSIDGGKSFSNSALFENLPAGIYELVIQDANGCSFSRQIEIKDILGHKVALGNEIILSLDEKKTIQIQSSSDSTAFVNILWSPSDQLSCENCWSPVVTGTKDETIYLTVTDTNGCTYQTQINIKINQEAFISIPNIFSPNGDQINDYFYPQGNEQIQIELFEVYDRWGGLVFRTSEAKINVPEDGWNGTYKGALLNPAVFVYVIKAKHPLQEWILSGEINLIR is encoded by the coding sequence TGGAAGTTCAGGCACCACCTTTTGGTGCCAAACCATACCGGTAAGTCCAAACACTGATTACAAACTCAGTTTTTGGTTGATGAGTGTGCTCAATTTTTTCTTTACACCAACTATACAACTAAAAATCAACAACACTGTAGTCGGGTCAAAGGCTACTTCAGGAGGTATATGCAGTTGGGATGAATTTACCGGGATGTGGAATTCCGGAGCTGCCACCTCGGCCACTATTTGCCTGACAAATACAACCAGTGGCGGACTAGGAAACATTTGCGCTATAGATGATATCACTATGAAAGCTTGTTGTGTTGAAAAAGATCAAGTCAGAGTGGAGGTATTCAAGCTCAACATTAGCCTACAGGATCCTGGAGAGATCAACTGCAGAAATAGGCCTTTGAGACTTAATGGTCAAGGCTCTTCTTCGGGGCCTGGAATAAGCTATGAGTGGACTACTCAAGATGGCGTGATCCTCTCCGGAGCGAACACTTTGAATCCGGTCATCGATGCTCCGGGAACATACACTTTGAAAATAAAAGGACCCAACGGTTGTGAAAAAGAGGAAAGCATCACTGTAGATGGCAATGTCCTTCCACCCGATATCATACTTACCAACACTGACCTCTCTTGTGCTAAACCCACTGCAAGGATCGAAGTGCGCTCAGCCACAAATCCTGTGGATATCATTTGGACAGGACCCGATAATTATTTCAGTAGTGATCCTGTGAATGATGTAACTCAAGAAGGCGATTACGAAGTATTGGTCACGGATCAATATGGATGCGAAACCAAAGGCAAGGTGACAGTAAAAGATTTTAGGTCTTCAGGAGCTCTAGCCATCAAAGGAGACACGATCAGCTGTTCGAAGGACAGTGCCTTACTAAAAGTGACGCATCAACTCAGCAAACCTGATTTCAGTTGGTATCACAAAGGCTCAAAAATTTCAGATACTTCATTCGTAGTTGTGAGGGACACGGGTTTTTATTATGTTTTTGCAAGAGACAGTTCGGGCTGCATAACAAAAGATTCTTTTTATGTACTCGACTTTAAGTCCAATATCCTGATTGACCTGGTGGCAGATACCATTGATTGCTTGAACTTGAGTGTTAAAATATTTGCAATCGTACCACTCACAGGTCAGGCAAGATGGACAGGACCAAACCAATTTCTGTCCTATGATATGGAGCCCACAGTTTCAGATTCAGGCTGGTATTTTATTCATTTTTTAAGTAATGATGGATGTGTTGGTGAAGATTCTATTTTCATTGTGAAGTCCGCTGATGTCCCTGACATTTTTGTCAGTAAAGATGATACGCTCAATTGTATTCGGAAGCAGGTACTCATTTCAGGTGGGAGCAACACTGCAGGTACCAAGAAAGAATGGATGGGCCCAAATGGAATCATAGGAGATTTGGATAGTTTTCCGGTACTGGATCCGGGTGAATATATTTTATTCGTAGAAGGAAAAAATGGATGTTTAATCAATAAATCGGTGAATATTTCAGTGGACACCGCTCATCCCCTCATCAGTCTGACAGCTGACACGATTACTTGCAGGAGATCTAATTCACGCATCAGTATTACCGAACAAAAAAATGATACAAGTTCTATCGTTTGGACAGGTCCTTCTCAGTTTTCTGCAAACCATAGTGTTGAATTTGTAATGCAAGCCGGTATCTATAAAGTTGTAGTTACGGCATTGAATGGATGCTCTCAAACTGATAGTATCCGGGTAAATGCAGATACCATCAAACCGGACATCCTATTGAGCCTTGATAGTATCGATTGCAAGAGGTTAATTGCTCCGGTGAATTTCGTTGGAGATAGTACTCAATTTGTATTTGAATGGAATGGACCAGGCGGTTTTAGCAGCTCAAATGCCGATCCAGGAATTAACAAGGGTGGCATTTATCAATTGAAAATTACAGGAAAAAACGGTTGTGAAAATAATTACCAATTTACAGTTTTTGAGGACAGAAATATAGCCCCTATTTTCACATCAGCGGATACGATTTCATGCGGCAAAACAGCTTATATCGAATTGCGTGGAGCGCAACTGTACGAAAGTATAGAATGGAGCGGTCCTGGAGGATTTTCCTCATTACAAGCCAAAACTCCGGTAACGGATTCCGGATGGTATTTTATTAAAGTTGTTGGCTTGAACGGTTGTGAAAAAACGGATTCCATTTTTGTATTCCAAAAAGATAAATTGCCGGACATATTTGCCTTTGACGACAGTTTGACTTGCAATAGAACCCAAGTCATTCTTCAGGGAGGATCCGCCACAAATGGCGTAAGTTTTGAATGGAGTGGACCTGGATTTTTTTCCAGACTAAGAAATCCGGTAGTTGATTCTCCGGGCATTTATACTCTAAAAGTGATTGACGCAAATGGTTGTGTATCTGAAAAACAGATAGAAGTTTTTCTTAGAAAAAAAGCGAGCGAGTTGTTTATCATCAAATCAGATACAGTCATTAATTGTATAAATAATGGAATTCAAATCACCGGACTTGCAGGAGAATTGCTGACGGATTATTACTGGACGACACCAGGAAATATTATTATCAAAGACAGCACCACACGAGCAAACGGTGGTGGCTGGTATAAATATATTATCACCAATCAATGGGGTTGTTCTGTGTCGGATTCCATCTTTATCAATGACATTAGGAAGCTACCTCAAGTTCAAATTCCGGATACGAGTATCAATTGCCTAATTAAAGAGCAACAAATTAATCCAATCAGCACTGAAAAAAACTTGCAGTTCAGTTGGATGGGCCCTGGAGGATTTCAATCCAATATATCAAATCCGATCATTTCCATTCCCGGAATCTATTCAGTCAGTATTACAAATGCTGCAGGGTGCAGATTGGTAGAGCAGGTGGTTTTGTCAGCAGATACTTCCGGACCAGTTTTGAAAATTGCAAAGCAAGATATTTCTTGTCAACGAGATAGTGCATTCGTCCTAATGAGTTCGGATAAGTCGAATACGCAATATGCATGGAGTGGACCTCAATCTTTCCTTTCGAATAGCGATCGGTTTTCTACGGTCGATACTGGTACATATTTGTGCATTGCAACAGACCCACAAAATGGTTGCTCTACACTTATCACCGTTGACATCAAAAAAGATACAAACAATATTAAGAATATCGGACTCACCCAGGAGGATAATTACTGCCATAAATCTACTGGGTCAATTCAATTCAAAGACATTATAGGTGGAACTGAGCCTTTACTGTATTCAATCGATGGCGGAAAATCATTTTCCAACTCTGCGTTATTTGAAAACCTACCTGCGGGAATTTATGAATTGGTCATTCAAGATGCCAATGGTTGTAGTTTCTCCAGGCAAATAGAAATCAAAGATATACTGGGACACAAAGTAGCGCTGGGAAATGAAATTATCTTATCTTTAGATGAAAAGAAAACAATTCAAATTCAGTCTTCTTCGGATTCCACAGCATTTGTAAATATCCTGTGGTCCCCTTCTGATCAACTCTCCTGTGAAAATTGCTGGTCACCTGTAGTTACTGGAACAAAAGATGAAACGATTTATCTGACGGTCACCGATACAAATGGCTGTACTTACCAAACGCAGATCAACATAAAAATCAATCAGGAAGCGTTTATCAGTATACCAAATATTTTTTCTCCAAATGGCGATCAAATCAATGATTATTTCTACCCTCAGGGGAATGAACAAATCCAGATTGAATTATTTGAAGTTTACGATCGATGGGGAGGTTTAGTATTCAGAACAAGTGAAGCAAAAATCAATGTGCCTGAAGATGGTTGGAATGGAACTTATAAAGGTGCTCTGCTCAATCCGGCAGTATTTGTTTATGTCATTAAAGCAAAACATCCTCTGCAGGAATGGATTCTGAGCGGGGAAATTAATTTGATCAGATAA